A section of the Virgibacillus sp. NKC19-3 genome encodes:
- the wrbA gene encoding NAD(P)H:quinone oxidoreductase — protein MENVKLAVIYYSSTGINYQMAKWAEEAAKENGAEVKVVRAPELAPEAARAANPAWKEHYDATKDIVPEATSDDIAWADAVIFSVPTRFGNVPSQMKQFLDLQGGIWGAGKTVNKVVSAMSSAHNQHGGQEATILSLYTSMMHWGAIIAAPGYSDESLVVAGGNPYGTSVTQDDDGKMVEDVEEAVKYQAKHTLDIAARVKAGN, from the coding sequence ATGGAAAATGTAAAATTGGCAGTCATTTATTATAGTTCAACCGGGATAAATTATCAAATGGCTAAATGGGCTGAAGAGGCAGCAAAGGAAAATGGTGCAGAGGTAAAAGTTGTACGTGCACCTGAGCTTGCACCAGAAGCAGCAAGAGCAGCAAATCCGGCTTGGAAAGAGCATTATGATGCCACAAAAGACATCGTTCCAGAAGCAACATCTGATGATATCGCATGGGCAGATGCAGTCATTTTTAGTGTGCCAACACGATTTGGTAATGTTCCTTCACAAATGAAACAATTCTTGGATCTACAAGGAGGCATATGGGGAGCAGGGAAAACAGTGAATAAAGTAGTCAGCGCAATGTCATCCGCACATAACCAGCATGGCGGTCAAGAAGCAACAATTCTTTCGTTGTACACGTCGATGATGCACTGGGGAGCGATTATCGCAGCACCAGGTTATTCTGACGAGTCACTAGTTGTAGCCGGTGGTAACCCGTATGGTACCAGTGTTACGCAGGATGATGATGGAAAAATGGTAGAAGATGTGGAAGAAGCAGTGAAGTATCAAGCTAAACATACGCTGGATATTGCAGCACGTGTTAAAGCCGGAAATTAA
- a CDS encoding small multi-drug export protein translates to MLFEYALVFVAAAIPWFEIAVVIPLGIIRGLSSFWVMLLAFVGNVITVLPVVIGADKVMEWYTKRRREKGKAPSSRNERGKRIWNKYGLPGLALLGPILTGIHLAALIAMTLGAQKTNATIWITISLGIWTLILGIGTMMGLDIFL, encoded by the coding sequence ATGCTTTTTGAATATGCATTGGTGTTTGTTGCGGCTGCTATCCCATGGTTTGAAATTGCGGTGGTTATTCCGCTTGGTATTATTAGAGGCTTATCTTCGTTTTGGGTTATGCTGCTTGCGTTTGTAGGAAATGTAATCACTGTTCTTCCGGTTGTTATCGGAGCTGATAAAGTAATGGAATGGTATACAAAGCGGCGGAGGGAAAAAGGAAAGGCGCCTTCTTCTCGCAATGAACGTGGCAAGCGGATATGGAATAAATATGGCCTTCCTGGACTCGCTTTACTCGGCCCGATTTTAACCGGCATCCATCTAGCTGCTTTAATAGCTATGACATTAGGAGCACAGAAAACAAACGCAACGATTTGGATTACGATCAGCCTCGGAATATGGACGCTTATTTTAGGGATTGGTACCATGATGGGATTGGATATCTTTTTATAA
- a CDS encoding LLM class flavin-dependent oxidoreductase, whose translation MTSTNSKTFNNIPLSVLDLAPIVEGSNPSESFKNSVDLAQHVEQFGFHRYWLAEHHNMPGIASSATSVIIGHIAGATNHMRVGAGGIMLPNHATLVIAEQFGTLESIYPGRIDLGLGRAPGSDQATAYALRRTLNTGPEDFPMQVNELQDYFADEPISRVKAVPGQGLDIPIWLLGSSDFSARLAAQKGLYFSFASHFAPAYTIPALKLYRDNFQPSDTLEKPYAMVGVNVIAADTNERAEWLATSLKQQFLTMQKGQPTKLLPPVENIEEMYSPMELSAIEQSLDPRTTIIGDAETVRRGLERFQEETQADEIIINSQIYNIEDRKRSYEIVGGLMD comes from the coding sequence TTGACATCCACCAATTCAAAAACATTTAATAATATCCCACTATCCGTTCTGGATCTTGCGCCTATTGTTGAGGGCAGCAATCCAAGTGAATCTTTTAAAAATAGCGTGGACTTAGCACAGCATGTGGAACAATTCGGTTTCCATCGTTATTGGTTAGCAGAGCATCATAATATGCCCGGTATTGCCAGCTCGGCAACATCGGTGATTATCGGCCATATTGCGGGTGCTACCAATCATATGCGTGTTGGTGCTGGTGGAATTATGCTGCCAAATCACGCAACACTTGTCATTGCAGAACAGTTCGGTACACTGGAGTCTATTTATCCTGGGCGCATTGATCTTGGCCTTGGTCGCGCACCGGGAAGTGACCAGGCAACCGCATACGCATTGCGTCGTACATTGAATACAGGACCAGAGGACTTCCCAATGCAGGTCAATGAATTACAGGATTATTTTGCTGATGAACCGATATCTCGTGTAAAAGCTGTGCCTGGGCAAGGGCTTGATATTCCTATTTGGCTGCTTGGCTCCAGCGATTTTAGCGCCAGACTTGCCGCGCAAAAAGGATTATATTTTTCATTCGCCAGTCACTTTGCACCAGCATATACCATACCAGCGCTAAAACTGTATCGCGATAATTTTCAGCCTTCCGACACGTTGGAAAAACCATACGCCATGGTTGGTGTCAATGTGATCGCAGCGGATACGAATGAAAGAGCGGAATGGTTGGCAACAAGTCTCAAGCAACAATTTTTAACCATGCAAAAAGGACAGCCAACGAAACTACTGCCACCGGTGGAGAATATTGAAGAGATGTATTCACCAATGGAGCTGTCAGCGATTGAGCAAAGCCTTGACCCACGTACAACTATTATTGGAGATGCAGAAACCGTCCGACGCGGCCTGGAAAGGTTCCAGGAAGAAACACAAGCAGATGAAATCATCATCAACTCCCAAATTTATAATATAGAAGATAGAAAGCGATCCTATGAAATTGTTGGCGGGCTGATGGATTAA
- a CDS encoding ion transporter produces MKRLRERCAQIAAHPHFMNTIIGFIIINAVLVGLETYPFFAENYSGWLDIANQALLWIFTVEIIIRLLGSRSLGAFFKDPWSLFDFVIVASGHFLVGSHFVTVLRILRVLRVLRAISIIPSLKLMVNALLKTIPSMGTVLLLLGIFFYIYAVIGTMLYQSIAPEYFGSLHASLLTLFQVVTLESWASAVMRPILVEDPTSWWYFVTFIMIGAFVIINLLVGVIVNNVEEAHREDTPSPTDLKLAEMQKEMQEIKRLLEKDST; encoded by the coding sequence ATGAAAAGGTTACGAGAAAGATGCGCTCAAATAGCGGCACATCCGCATTTTATGAATACGATTATTGGCTTTATTATTATCAATGCTGTTTTAGTTGGGTTAGAGACATATCCCTTTTTTGCTGAGAATTATTCGGGTTGGTTGGATATAGCTAATCAGGCGTTACTCTGGATTTTTACGGTGGAAATTATTATTAGATTACTAGGAAGTAGATCGCTCGGGGCGTTTTTTAAAGATCCGTGGAGTTTGTTTGACTTTGTGATTGTTGCTAGTGGCCATTTTTTAGTGGGATCCCATTTTGTGACCGTTTTACGGATATTACGGGTCCTTCGTGTGTTGCGAGCTATTTCGATTATCCCGTCCCTTAAGTTAATGGTGAATGCCCTTTTAAAAACAATCCCATCAATGGGAACGGTGCTACTATTACTGGGTATTTTCTTTTACATCTATGCGGTTATTGGTACCATGCTGTATCAATCCATCGCTCCGGAATACTTTGGGAGCTTGCACGCATCTCTGTTAACCCTTTTCCAGGTTGTGACGTTAGAATCCTGGGCAAGTGCTGTTATGCGTCCAATTTTAGTTGAAGACCCCACATCCTGGTGGTACTTTGTAACATTCATTATGATAGGTGCTTTTGTTATTATAAACTTGCTTGTCGGTGTAATTGTAAACAATGTAGAAGAGGCTCATCGGGAGGATACCCCTTCCCCTACAGATTTGAAGCTTGCTGAAATGCAGAAAGAAATGCAGGAGATTAAACGTTTGCTTGAAAAGGACTCAACATAG